The nucleotide window ATAATTCTTCCTATGAAACAGTCATCCCCAAGAGACTGCCGGGCAAGGGGGCTGAAGATCCCGAAGAGAAGGTGTCCTATATGCTGTTGATGCAGGGCCAGGAGCAGCTACTTCATCTGAAGGTGAAGGGACACTACTCCATGAAGAACTTCCCCGTCTACAGTTACCACAGTGGCATCCTGGGGCAAGAAATGCCTCTCGTGTCACAGGACTGCCACTATGAAGGCTACATGGAAGGGGTTCCAGGCTCCTTTGTGTCTGTCAACATCTGCTCAGGCCTGAGGGGCGTCCTGATTAAGGAGGAGACGTCCTATGTCATTGAGCCCATGCTCTCTTCCAAAAAGTATGAACACATCCTCTATGCCGTGGCGCATCAGCCTCAGGTCTCCTGCAGTGTCACTCCCAGAGACAGCCCAGGGGACATGAGCCAGCAACAGAGGAGCAGGGAGCCTGATAAGCTACAGGCGCTGTCAGACTTGTGGTCACACACCAAGTACGTGGAGCTGTTTGTCGTGGTCAACCACCAGCGGTTCCAGATGTGGGGCAGTAACGTCAAGGAGACGGTGCGGGCAGTAGTGGACATCATTGCTCTGGCCAACAGCTTCACCAGGGGCATAAACACAGAGGTGGTGCTGGTGGGTGTGGAGATCTGGACAGAGGGGGACCTGATAGAGGTCCCTGGGGACCTGCAGGCTACGCTCGGGAATTTCAACCGCTGGAGACAGGAGAAGCTTAGGGACCGGGTCAGGCACGATGTCGCACACTTGATCGTTGGGCATCACCCAGGAGAGAACGAGGGCCTGGCATTTCTCAACGGTGCCTGTTCAGGTGGGTTTGCGGCAGCTGTGGAGGCCTTCCATCATGAAGATGTGCTCCTGTTTGCTGCCCTCATGGCCCACGAGCTCGGGCACAACCTGGGTATCCAGCATGACCACCCGGCCTGCACGTGTGACCCTAAGCACTTCTGCCTCATGCACGAGAAGATCAGTAAGGACAGTGGCTTCAGCAACTGCAGCTCTGACCACTTCTACCGTTTCCTCCACGACCACAGAGGGTCCTGCCTGCTTGATGAGCCCTGGCGCCAAAGCCGCAAGCGCAGAGATGCCAGTTGTGGAGATGGTGTGGTGGAGGAACCGGAAGAGTGTGACTGTGGTCCTAACTGTGAGCATCACCCATGCTGTGAATCAACGTGTACTCTGAGGGAAGGTGCGGAGTGTAGTGAGGGACTCTGTTGCTACAAATGCACTTTCAGGAAAAAGGGGACCTTATGTCGTCCTGTTGAGGATGTGTGTGACCTTCCCGAGTACTGTAATGGCAAAAGTCAACACTGTCCTGCAAACAGCTACCAGCAGGATGGCACACGGTGTGACAGGATTTATTTCTGCTCTGGAGGTTGGTGTAGGAACCCTGATAAGCAGTGCACAAGGATATATGGGTACCCTGCAAGATCCGCCCCTGAAGACTGCTACATTGCAATGAACACCAAAGGGAACCGATTTGGAAACTGCGGCCATCCCCCCTCTCCTAACTTAGGATATGAAACATGTACCGATGAGGATGTATTTTGTGGGAAACTGGTATGTACAGATGTTAGATATTTGCCACTGGTCAAACCCCAACACACTCTTCTCCAGGTCCCTTACGGAGATGACTGGTGCTGGAGCATGGATGCCTATGACATGACTGATATCCCTGACTATGGAGATGTGCAGACTGGCACCTTCTGTGCCCCAAACAAAGTCTGTGTGGAGTACATCTGCACTGATCACGTGGTGTTCCAGTATGACTGCAAACCACAGGAAATGTGTCATGGGCATGGAGTGTGCAACAATTTCAAGCACTGCCACTGTGATGCTGGTTTTGCCCCTCCTGACTGCAGCAGCCCAGGCAATGGGGGGAGTGTGGACAGTGGGCCTGTTGGTAAGCCAGCTGAGCGAAACTTGAGTTTATTTCCAGTTGTCGACAGGAGGATAGAGGACGAAGATGTAAACCTGAAAGTGGTGGTACTTGTGGTCCCTATATTTCTTGTCCTTTTACTGTGTTGTCTAATGCTGATCGCCTACCTCTGGTCTGAAGTACAGTTTTCAGAGGAATCATCATCAGATGAGGATACAGAGGAGGAAATTAAACGTTGAGCTCTTGGGGCTCCTCCCCCCTCCGTGAAGTTTTTATTTCAGATCTTTTTATAGATCATTGCTGTCGATCAATGTCTCGTATTTGCAGGACAGTTTTGACTAAGTGGTTTTCAGGGCCTGCTCATCTTGCACTGTTTCATGTGGTGTGTTATCTATACTGTGTTCATCTCAGTAACAACTGGCATTATATCACGAATGTTTTTATGGAATCTCAATGTTCTAACTTGTCCTGTCAGCTACGGTTCATAAAATAGAGgtgattttaaataaatataaataataaagcctttttttttttctcctcagaggAAGCAACACTCCAGACTGGTTATCCTTATCCTTTGTGATCTTtcgggttttttgttgtttggttttgtttttccgagacaggttttttttttttttttttttttttttttttttgtgtgtgtgtgtgtgtgtgtgtgtgtgtgtgtgtaagcagtcctggctgtcctggaactcacttcgtagactaggctggccttgaactcaccgagttccacctacctctgcctcgaAGGTGCTGACGTTACCAGCATT belongs to Meriones unguiculatus strain TT.TT164.6M chromosome 4, Bangor_MerUng_6.1, whole genome shotgun sequence and includes:
- the LOC110546387 gene encoding disintegrin and metalloproteinase domain-containing protein 1a-like isoform X2 is translated as MLLMQGQEQLLHLKVKGHYSMKNFPVYSYHSGILGQEMPLVSQDCHYEGYMEGVPGSFVSVNICSGLRGVLIKEETSYVIEPMLSSKKYEHILYAVAHQPQVSCSVTPRDSPGDMSQQQRSREPDKLQALSDLWSHTKYVELFVVVNHQRFQMWGSNVKETVRAVVDIIALANSFTRGINTEVVLVGVEIWTEGDLIEVPGDLQATLGNFNRWRQEKLRDRVRHDVAHLIVGHHPGENEGLAFLNGACSGGFAAAVEAFHHEDVLLFAALMAHELGHNLGIQHDHPACTCDPKHFCLMHEKISKDSGFSNCSSDHFYRFLHDHRGSCLLDEPWRQSRKRRDASCGDGVVEEPEECDCGPNCEHHPCCESTCTLREGAECSEGLCCYKCTFRKKGTLCRPVEDVCDLPEYCNGKSQHCPANSYQQDGTRCDRIYFCSGGWCRNPDKQCTRIYGYPARSAPEDCYIAMNTKGNRFGNCGHPPSPNLGYETCTDEDVFCGKLVCTDVRYLPLVKPQHTLLQVPYGDDWCWSMDAYDMTDIPDYGDVQTGTFCAPNKVCVEYICTDHVVFQYDCKPQEMCHGHGVCNNFKHCHCDAGFAPPDCSSPGNGGSVDSGPVGKPAERNLSLFPVVDRRIEDEDVNLKVVVLVVPIFLVLLLCCLMLIAYLWSEVQFSEESSSDEDTEEEIKR
- the LOC110546387 gene encoding disintegrin and metalloproteinase domain-containing protein 1a-like isoform X1, whose protein sequence is MSVAVSVRGIASILSVLQIRQVALKEAKITFCIWAAQQWNLGQRPVPGQPSISVAILVLLIFLPSTFCDTGSVYNSSYETVIPKRLPGKGAEDPEEKVSYMLLMQGQEQLLHLKVKGHYSMKNFPVYSYHSGILGQEMPLVSQDCHYEGYMEGVPGSFVSVNICSGLRGVLIKEETSYVIEPMLSSKKYEHILYAVAHQPQVSCSVTPRDSPGDMSQQQRSREPDKLQALSDLWSHTKYVELFVVVNHQRFQMWGSNVKETVRAVVDIIALANSFTRGINTEVVLVGVEIWTEGDLIEVPGDLQATLGNFNRWRQEKLRDRVRHDVAHLIVGHHPGENEGLAFLNGACSGGFAAAVEAFHHEDVLLFAALMAHELGHNLGIQHDHPACTCDPKHFCLMHEKISKDSGFSNCSSDHFYRFLHDHRGSCLLDEPWRQSRKRRDASCGDGVVEEPEECDCGPNCEHHPCCESTCTLREGAECSEGLCCYKCTFRKKGTLCRPVEDVCDLPEYCNGKSQHCPANSYQQDGTRCDRIYFCSGGWCRNPDKQCTRIYGYPARSAPEDCYIAMNTKGNRFGNCGHPPSPNLGYETCTDEDVFCGKLVCTDVRYLPLVKPQHTLLQVPYGDDWCWSMDAYDMTDIPDYGDVQTGTFCAPNKVCVEYICTDHVVFQYDCKPQEMCHGHGVCNNFKHCHCDAGFAPPDCSSPGNGGSVDSGPVGKPAERNLSLFPVVDRRIEDEDVNLKVVVLVVPIFLVLLLCCLMLIAYLWSEVQFSEESSSDEDTEEEIKR